The DNA region AACAGCCCCACGCCCGGACGCCCCGCCCTGATCCTGCTGCCCGGCATGCCGCTGGACGCGGCGCTGTGGGACCATCAGCTCCGCCACCTCGCCGATGTCGCCGACCCGCAGGTGGTCGAGCTGGCGGACTGCGAGTCCATCGCCGCCATGGCGGACAAGGTGCTGGCGGCGGCGCCCGACCGCTTCGCCGTCGCCGGCCTGTCGATGGGCGGCTATGTCGCCCTGGAGATCCTGCGCCGGGCGCCGCAGCGCGTTGACAGGCTGGCGCTGCTCGACACCAACGCCCGCCCCGACACGGCGGAGGCGAGCGTCACCCGGCGCGAGGCGGTCGCGCTCGCCCGCCAGGGCCGCTATGGGCAGGTGATCCGCGCCGCCCTGCCCCGCCTGATCCACCCCGGCCGCATGGCCGATGAGGGGTTCGTCAGGCCGGTGCTGAACCAGATGGAGCGGGTCGGGGTGGACGGCTATGCCCGCGAGCAGGAGGCGATCATCAACCGCCCGGACAGCCGCCCCGGACTTTCCGCCATCCGCTGCCCCACGCTGGTGGTCTGCGGACGCCAGGACGTGCTGACCCCGCCCGCCCTGCACGAGGAGATGGCCGAAGCGATCCCCGGCGCGAGGCTGGTGCTGGTCGAGGATTGCGGGCACCTGTCGGCAATGGAGCAGCCGCAGGCGGTGACCGCCCTGATGCGCGACTGGCTGCTGCGGGACTGACGGCCCGCCACTGCCGTCAGCAGTCGATGCCGCCGCAGAACAGGCCGGCCCGCCGGCTGGGGAACAGGGCAAAGGTCATGTCGCTGATCAGGTTGCGGAAATCGGGATCGTCCGGCCCCTGCGGCCGGTCGAGCCAGCCGGTGGCCGAGGTCAGCGCGCCGCCGGAGCGGCAGAACGCCCCCTGCACGACGATGGGTCCGCCCGGCGGCGACGTCGGGATCGGCCCATCCGTGCAAAGCGACGAGTTCAGCATCGTCTCCGCGACGTTGAAGGCCAGAACCACCTTGTAATCCCGCCGCGCCGTGTCGTTCGGCGTGGTGGTGAGGTTGGTCTTCACCCCGGCCACGCGGTTCTGCATGTGGGGCAGAACCTTTTCCGCGAAGCGCTCCGGCGGCAGGCCGAAGGGGTCGCCATGCAGAACCACCCGCAGGTCGCGGTTTCCCGCCCCGTAGGAAACCTCGCTGAGCGTATAGGCGGAGGACGGTTCGTTCGCCACCACCCTCTCGTTGGTGCAGGCGGCGAGGACCGAAGCACCCATCAGCAGGGCGGCGAGCGGCGGGAGCATGCGCATGATCGGATCGTCCGTTGGTATCGCTGGGCCGGATATGGGGAGCGGTTGCCGGATGGGCGAGTGCACCCCTGCCCGATGGACCGGGTCCGTTACAGATCCCGCAGCCATTTGTCCGCGGCGCGGGCAATCAATGACGGATAATCGGGACGTTCCGGCCCGATCAGGGGAAGGCCGAACTCCGCGACGATGCCTGCGACAGTCGCGTCGGTCAGTTCCACACCCTGCGTTCGGGCGCGGCGGGCTATTGCCAGTTCCTGGCCCCAGACATAGACCCGCCGCGCGCCGGTGTTGCGCGCATGGCCCGGGACTGTTCCATCCGCTCGTCGCCATTGATCGGCAGCCAGATGTCGGTCATCAGCGTATCGGTTGGCTCCGCGGTACGGAATTCCAGCGCATCGGCGTTGACGAGAACGATCTTCGCCACGGCCTCGGCCGGAAGCTGGTCGAACAGGCCGATGCGCCGGTTGACCTCGATCACATCAGGGTCGAGTTCGACGACGGTGACCCGCGTCACTTCCGGCCGTAGCGCCGCGTTCACCGCCGCCCAACCCATGCCCATACCCATCACCACCGTATGGCCGGTGGCGGCGCGCACGCCGATCTCCTGACTTTCGATCTCCATCGGCGTCATCGACATCCAGCAGCGAGGGTCGCCATCCGCCTCCCGTCGGAACAGGGCGGCGGTCCCGGTCGTCATCATCGCTGGACTCCAATAGCCGGAGCTCACCAGCATCGGTGCCACCCGCAACTGCCAGCGCCCGACTTCGCAAGGCTCGTAGCGCGGCATGAACAGGTCGGTGGCGAAAGGAGTCAGTGACGAAAGAGCTTCGGCGACAATCTCCGGCGGGAGGGCGTCAGCCGGAATGTTCGCTCCGGGAAAGGCTAAGGGGTGCATGCGTCTCCTGAGGGCGGAAAACGTCGCGGATAAATTCCGGAATGCCTGTGCCCAGGATGATAAACCAAGCAAAGGCTTCCCCAAAAGCGGGAATTTTGCGCGATGTTTTCCACTTGGAGTCCAGCCGACGCTGCGCCTGTCATGGCGGTGCCTTCGGCGACGTGATGACCTGCCGTCCCATGCGGCAAGGTCATCCGTTACATTCCGAATGCCTGTTCAGACAGGTCCGTCAACAGGAGCAATAACTAAACGTCGATATCATCCGCCTTCACAAACTTCGCGTTGTCCTGGATGAAGCGGAAGCGAAGCTCCGCCTTCTTACCCATCAGTTCCTCGACCAGGGAGCGGGTACGCTCGAATTCCGGCTTTTCTTCCGGATCGGCGGCATTGGGCACGACCACGCGCAGAAGCGAGCGCTTGGACGGGTCCATTGTCGTGTCGCGCAGCTGGGCCGGCATCATTTCGCCCAAGCCCTTGAAGCGGCTGATGTCGGGCTTCTTGCCCTTGAACATCTTCGACAGCAGCTCGTCCTTGTGGGCGTCGTCGCGGGCGTAGACCTGCTTGTTGCCGTGGCTGAGGCGGTAGAGCGGCGGCAGGGCGAGATACAGGTGGCCTTCCTGGATCAGGCCCGGCATCTCGCGGTAGAAGAAGGTCATCAGCAGGGAGGCGATGTGGGCGCCGTCGACATCGGCGTCCGTCATGATGATGACCCGCTCGTACCGCAGCTTGTCGGTCGAGAAGTCCTTGCCGGTGCCGCAGCCCAGCGCCTGGACCAGATCGTTCAACTCCTGATTGGCCTTCATCTTGTCGACCGATGCGCTGGCGACGTTCAGGATCTTGCCGCGCAGCGGCAGGATGGCCTGGGTCTCGCGCTGGCGCGCCTGCTTGGCGGAGCCGCCGGCCGAGTCACCCTCCACCAGGAACAGTTCGGTACCCTCGGGAGAGTTGCGCGAGCAGTCCGCCAGCTTGCCGGGCAGGCGCAGGCGGCGGGTTGCCGACTTGCGCGTCATCTCCTTGGACTGCTTGCGGCGCGCGCGTTCTTCCGCCTTTTCGATCAGGCGCTCCAGCAGGGCGTTTGCGCTCTGCGGATCGCCGGACAGCCAATGGTCGAAATGGTCCTTCACCGCGGTTTCGACGAGGCGCTGCGCCTCGGCCGTCACCAGCTTTTCCTTGGTCTGGCCCTGGAAATGCGGTTCGCGGATGAAGACCGACAGCAGGATGCAGGCGTCGCCCATCACGTCGTCGGCGGTGACCTGCCCGGCGCGCTTGTTGTTCGTCAGCTCGCCATAGGCCTTCAGGCCGCGGGTCAGCGCGGTGCGCAGGCCGGCCTCATGGGTGCCGCCCTGGGGAGTCGGCACGGTGTTGCAGTAGGTGTGCGAAAAGCCTTCGTCGTCATCCGGCCACGCCACCGCCCATTCCACCCGGCCCTGGCCGTTGGGGAAGTCGAGCGCGCCGGCGAAGGGCGCCCGCGTCAGCGTCTTGCGGTCCTTCAGCGCCGCGGTCAGGTAGTCCTGAAGCCCGCCGGGAAAATGCAGGGTCTCCGATGCCGGCGTGGTGGCGTCCACCGACAGCAGCGACGGGTCGCAACTCCACCGGATCTCCACCCCACGGAACAGATAGGCCTTGGAGCGCGCCAGCCGGTACAACCGGTGCGGTTCGAAATGGGCGCTCTCGCCGAAGATCTCGGCATCCGCATGGAAGCGGATGGTGGTGCCGCGGCGGTTGACGTTGCCGCGATGGGCCAGCGGCCCCAGCGGCAGGCCGCGGCTGTATTCCTGGACGTAGAGCTGCTTCTCGCGGGCGATCTCCACCGTCAGCCGGTCCGACAGGGCGTTCACCACCGACAGGCCGACGCCGTGCAGGCCGCCCGAGGTCTGGTAGACCTTGTTGGAGAATTTGCCGCCGGAGTGCAGCGTGGTCATGATGACTTCCAGCGCCGACTTGCCCGGATATTTCGGGTGGTCGTCGATGGGAATGCCGCGCCCGTTGTCGCGCACCATCACCGTGCCGTCGGCGGACAGTTCCAGGTCGATGCGGCTGGCATGTCCGGCCACCGCCTCGTCCATGGCGTTGTCCAGAACCTCCGCCACCAGATGGTGCAGCGCACGGTCGTCGGTGCCGCCGATATACATGCCCGGCCGGCGCCGGACGGGCTCCAGCCCCTCCAGAACCTCGATATCCTGGGCAGAGTAGCTGTCGGCCTTCGGGGCCGTGTTCTCGAAAAGGTCGCTCATGACGGGATGATAGGAATTTCGTCAGGGGTGCGCAAGCGCATCCTGTGCCGTTTATAGTGCGGTGCCACAAGCTTTTGTGCAGGAAATTTTCGAGACGCCGGAGGAAGCATGAGCGGAGCGCACGCATACGACTTCGACAACGGCCCTGCCCTGCGGGCCATCGCCATGCCGGCGGACACCAATCCGAACGGCGACATCTTCGGCGGCTGGCTGCTGGCCCAGATGGATCTGGCCGGCGGCACGGTGGCGGTACGGCGCAGCCATGGCCGCGTCGCCACCGTCGGCATCGAGGCGATGACCTTCCACAAGCCGGTCTTCGTCGGCGACGAGGTCAGCTGCTTCGCCCGGATCGAGAAGGTCGGCCGCACCTCGCTGCGCGTCCGCATCGAGACCTGGGTGCGGCGCGAACGCTCCGGCTCCGACCCGATCAAGGTCACGGAAGGCGTGTTCACCTATGTCGCCATCGGCGAGGACCGCAAGCCGCGTGAAGTGCCGCCGGAGTGAGCCCCGTCAGGCGGCCGGTGCCTTGACGAAATGCTGGTGGCCGTGGTCGCACTGGCCACGGGCATGCTTGTCGTCGCAGCTTTCGCCGGAGGTCAGGCCGATCCAGCCATGCAGCGTGGTGGGGTCGAAGCCGGCCTCGCGGCGGTCGCCGGACTGGATCAGCGGACGGCGGATCAACTCGCGGTCTGCCAGCATGGCGGACAGCGCGGCGGTCTCGTCGAGAGCATCGGGATTGACGGCGCCCGACTTCACGGCGGCGGCGCGGCGGTTGAACCAGGCGTCGACATCCTTGTCGCCGAAGAAGGCGCGGAGGTCGGCAGCGGTCAAATCGGCGGTGGCAAGATCGCGTTCGACCAGCGTGTGACCGGCGGCGGTCAGCTGCTGCTTCTGCTTGGCGTTCGCTGGGCAACCGGCCATTCCGTAGAAAATCACTTTGGCCATCGGGCACTCCGCTGTTGGATGGGGGATCCTGATCCGGGAAGCAATCAGGACCGATTTCGTCCAGTCTAACGGCAGTGCATCATGAAAATGGGCGCGACGGAATGCCGCGCCCACAATTATTATATGGGTATTCCGGCCCGGCCCGCGAGGCTCACTGCTGCAGGCGCTTCAGCGAATCCTCGACATACTGGTTGGTGTAGGTCTTGGACAGGTCGATGTTGGTCGACGCCACGGCCGGGTCGAAAGCCTTCAGCACCTTCAGCGCGGCATCGGCACCGGCCTGGGTGAAGCGGCCGTCCGGCGAATAGGTCGGCTTGGAATGCTCGAAGGCCTGGGCGTAGAGCGACTTGTTGCCCAGGAAATACTCCTCCGGCAGCACCTTCAGCACGTCGTCGGTGCTGGCCTTGTTCAGCCACAGCATGGTGCGGACGAAAACGTCGGTCAGCGCCTGCGTGGTCTTCGGATTCTCCTTGATGAAGTCGGGCTTCATGTAGAGCACCGCGGCGGGATAGGGACCGCCATAGACGTCCATGGTGCCCTTTTCCGTCCGGGTGTCCAGCAGGACGGTGATGTCGCCGTCGGCCTGCGCCTGGCTGATCACCGGGTCGAGGTTGACGATGGCGTCGATTTCCCCGCGCTTGATCGCGGCAATGGCGCTGGGACCGCCGCCGACGCCGATGACCGAGGCATCCTCAGGCTTCAAGCCCATGGAGGTCAGCACATGGTTCAGCATGAAGTTGGTGGAGGAGCCGGGGGCGGTCACGCCTACCTTCTTGCCCTTTAGGTCGTTCACCGACTTGATGGTGCCGGCCTTGTTGACGGAAGCCAGCACGATGCCGGGATAGCGGCCGAGCTGGGCCACCGCCACGATGGGCTGGCTCTTGGCCTGCATCTGGATGGTGTGGTCGTAGGCGCCGGTCACCACGTCTGCCGAG from Azospirillum ramasamyi includes:
- a CDS encoding alpha/beta fold hydrolase, with translation MPNSPTPGRPALILLPGMPLDAALWDHQLRHLADVADPQVVELADCESIAAMADKVLAAAPDRFAVAGLSMGGYVALEILRRAPQRVDRLALLDTNARPDTAEASVTRREAVALARQGRYGQVIRAALPRLIHPGRMADEGFVRPVLNQMERVGVDGYAREQEAIINRPDSRPGLSAIRCPTLVVCGRQDVLTPPALHEEMAEAIPGARLVLVEDCGHLSAMEQPQAVTALMRDWLLRD
- the parE gene encoding DNA topoisomerase IV subunit B; the protein is MSDLFENTAPKADSYSAQDIEVLEGLEPVRRRPGMYIGGTDDRALHHLVAEVLDNAMDEAVAGHASRIDLELSADGTVMVRDNGRGIPIDDHPKYPGKSALEVIMTTLHSGGKFSNKVYQTSGGLHGVGLSVVNALSDRLTVEIAREKQLYVQEYSRGLPLGPLAHRGNVNRRGTTIRFHADAEIFGESAHFEPHRLYRLARSKAYLFRGVEIRWSCDPSLLSVDATTPASETLHFPGGLQDYLTAALKDRKTLTRAPFAGALDFPNGQGRVEWAVAWPDDDEGFSHTYCNTVPTPQGGTHEAGLRTALTRGLKAYGELTNNKRAGQVTADDVMGDACILLSVFIREPHFQGQTKEKLVTAEAQRLVETAVKDHFDHWLSGDPQSANALLERLIEKAEERARRKQSKEMTRKSATRRLRLPGKLADCSRNSPEGTELFLVEGDSAGGSAKQARQRETQAILPLRGKILNVASASVDKMKANQELNDLVQALGCGTGKDFSTDKLRYERVIIMTDADVDGAHIASLLMTFFYREMPGLIQEGHLYLALPPLYRLSHGNKQVYARDDAHKDELLSKMFKGKKPDISRFKGLGEMMPAQLRDTTMDPSKRSLLRVVVPNAADPEEKPEFERTRSLVEELMGKKAELRFRFIQDNAKFVKADDIDV
- a CDS encoding acyl-CoA thioesterase, encoding MSGAHAYDFDNGPALRAIAMPADTNPNGDIFGGWLLAQMDLAGGTVAVRRSHGRVATVGIEAMTFHKPVFVGDEVSCFARIEKVGRTSLRVRIETWVRRERSGSDPIKVTEGVFTYVAIGEDRKPREVPPE
- a CDS encoding ArsC/Spx/MgsR family protein encodes the protein MAKVIFYGMAGCPANAKQKQQLTAAGHTLVERDLATADLTAADLRAFFGDKDVDAWFNRRAAAVKSGAVNPDALDETAALSAMLADRELIRRPLIQSGDRREAGFDPTTLHGWIGLTSGESCDDKHARGQCDHGHQHFVKAPAA
- a CDS encoding ABC transporter substrate-binding protein — encoded protein: MMLKSLMAAAAVALTLGTAGLAAAQQNLEKTDIKIAVGGKPLLYYLPLTLAERLGYFKDAGLNVQINDFGGGAKSLQALIGGSADVVTGAYDHTIQMQAKSQPIVAVAQLGRYPGIVLASVNKAGTIKSVNDLKGKKVGVTAPGSSTNFMLNHVLTSMGLKPEDASVIGVGGGPSAIAAIKRGEIDAIVNLDPVISQAQADGDITVLLDTRTEKGTMDVYGGPYPAAVLYMKPDFIKENPKTTQALTDVFVRTMLWLNKASTDDVLKVLPEEYFLGNKSLYAQAFEHSKPTYSPDGRFTQAGADAALKVLKAFDPAVASTNIDLSKTYTNQYVEDSLKRLQQ